Part of the Plasmodium knowlesi strain H genome assembly, chromosome: 11 genome is shown below.
GTATATACTGAACAATTATAATACTTCAAAGGAACTGATTATCCATGTGCTTTGTGTCTTCATCATGATCATATATAACAGTTGTGTTTACCTTACTTACTCTACGAGGGAAtccatttttcaatttaCATTTTATATCTATGTatctttattccttctctacatggtctatcttttttttttcacaaaaaatatttttccttgtttgaTTAGTCAAGTTGGACTTCTCCTCAGTGTTTCGCTCATCTATacgaaatatatttttgtccATGGATTTTCAGATGTGTATTTCtcgaatttattttttttacatttgttCTGCTTAGTCctcctttctgtttttcatttgagCAATCAAAGGTTCGTTGTGAAATACTTATGCCAATACTTTTACTTCGTCCTCTTTTTGTACTTCCTGTGCTTCTTCGCGCAGAATGTGTTGTCTCCAATGCAGGTGATGAATGCAGAGTACGGAAATTTTCAGCAGATGAATGTATATGGATCCTTTGGTCATATTAATAAAGTTAGACAAGAGATTATTGTTCGAGCTAGCCATCCATCCAACGCGTCTTCTCCATCAAACCCCCGATGGGACAACTACGAATTCAACTGCAAGCCAGACAATGTAGAAAAGGCCTTGTGTAGTCAGTTCAGACTTGTTTATGGCTTCCTCCCCGTTTTGTATGTAGACAGATTGGATTGGCAATTCAACCAACTCAGTTACAGTGATGATGAAACTATTTTACACACTCCATGGTTTCAGAAGTTCCTGAAAAAACTCGCAACCAACGATCAACATGTTCTTTCTCTCTTGTATAAAACCCCTTCTTTTGTAACCCCTTCTGAGGGGAAGAGCCATTCCAATGGGGGTCCTATCCATTTGACCGTTTCCCGTGATGTATACAGATTTTCTCCACAGGGAGAAAAGATTGCCTGGTGGGAAGTTGTCTCCTCGCGGGTAATCCTTGAACAGAAGAGACACCTCTCATTAAATAGTGCCTTTATCAGAACTGGCGCGCACAATCGGGTGAATCGTCCAGATGAACAAAACAAGCTCCTCCACATAGGGGGATTTCCCGTCGTTGAACATAGGCATAGGTCTGTATCCCGAACTAGCTATTATATCCCCACGGATGAAGACACTTCAGGGAAGGCAATGTTAGGAAAAATGATGGAGCGGAACAAcataaggaagaagaagcgtTCATTTTATCAACAGGGGAGAATGTACGTGGAAGAACCCGTGGAGATAGAGAAAGAGTCACTAAGCAAGAAGAtacgaaagaagaaaaaaaatagatatgcacaaaagaaaaaaaaattcttcaggCAGAAGAAATTACATGAGTTGAAAACAGAGGCAGAAGAAAAGGATTCTATGGCAGAAATGGACCCTACGGCAGAAATGGACCCTATGGAAGAGGAACAGATGATGGAGGGTGTTGAGAAAAGTGGAAGGGAAGGCGAAGAGGAAACCTCTCCACAGTTGGAAGAAGACATGCCAATCAACACAAAGAACTTTGTTGTAGGAGCTGATCAAGATAAAGTGATAATGGACGACGCAGAAAAATCGGTCGATGgggaaaaccttttttccGCGGTGGAGAAGATGGAGGCAGAAAGAGATCGGACAAGTAAGGAAGAAgcaaagaagaggaaatacAGAATGGGGGTTGggatgagggaaaaaagaagttcaAGCATGGTCCTTCCAAGTATCCTGTCACTCAACGGGGTTTTGCCAAGTATAATGTCGCCAAGAGGAGTACTCTCCCTGGATGGAGCAATACAGAAGGAGATGGATGAGGCCATCCAAAATTCCTACAGACAATATGGACTgcttaataatttttcccgtaaaatgacaaaattggGGTTTGCCAACCATGACCAGGGGAGGAGTCGGTATGGAGAGATTAAGGAGTTGCTTTCCAAGCGTCGACAAGAAGACACACACAAGGGTACCTAATTGCGTGAGTATGTGAACTTGTCTATATGTTAATGTGTGTAAATCTGTTTTGTCTGTGCTGCGGATGCGCCCACATggctagtttttttttttttttttttttttttttttttttttttttttttttcctcctttatagTAAAAATTTGCTGAACAGCTAGCTAAATGGATACACACATCCAAttaagaaatagaaaaataaggtgagaaaaaaaaaaaaaaaaaaacttcataAGCGTAACAACAGGGAGTCCACCACACGAAAATgaaacacataaaaaaatggctccTCACCAGGATGTTAGCTTTTCTCCTCCTGCTGCGACTTAAGGAGTTCCCTCTGCTTCCGCCGGTACTCATTGTTATAGGAGTGTACTTGGTTCTTCTCCTTGTCTACATTGAGGTAGCACAGGCTAAGGGCAGACAGGCCCAGTGGGATGGATGTGCCTACAGAGTGAAAGAAGTATAACATGAGCTGAGCAAACATAAGGAGGCGCCAGAATGGGCAAagatgtgtatgtgtgttcCATGCAAAAGATTGACATTTTCACCAGTATGCTAATCACAGGTGAGTTGAAGGGGTCATTCTTAACGTGTACTACTTCcacaaatttgcaaaaaaaaaaaaaaaaaaaaacataacaaATAATCactctttattttatttattttttttttctctcttacCCAGGATAATGAAGGCGCACCAGTTAATgaccttcctcatttttttttttttttttttttttgtaattacatttttttctccttttctagTTTGATCGTTTAATCGCATTTACTCATAACGTTGGTGGTTAAATTGgcctccccccttttaaaaCTGTAGAGGCACTTTTTGGAGCTTTATgcgaagaaaagagaagggggACAAAATGGCAAGGGCATAAAAATCAAAGTGGAGTGGAGGATATTCCAGTTGGGATTCTTCTCCTGCACATTTGGCAACGCCCCTCTTTGC
Proteins encoded:
- a CDS encoding rhoptry protein ROP14, putative: MEHADMKGTARILLNDKEVNQEGGARKVRKWLKELVKNVFVQEDTDDAFPFNNKALQNTFWVSQLMFTRIILLSSFFSFVVAWQQNIPLIGEDGLTPAKDYVEKVMKDLRHEGIWEKFRSFHSLFWFLPVSDLVLMALPITGMVLSMIAILFNQVNIVTMLPIYIIQQSIYSVGNVWYNYVFEVELLELLFLSLLLVPLCRNHLKCRFSSTPFLRYVCRFFVFKVLLGSSLIRFRNTDLWGHLEGKYYLYETQPLPSSIGYIFHGSFTLSKLDNLFCILTECVFSFFILFPVRSFRLIGGGLIFLYCLLNFVTGNSYLFYVLLLAPLMFCFDDEMLLPFVFKSRRNEVLSVVREKAAQLSRSRGYFQSFDVLFCTGFSVDEVNKMKDAYFRIDSEGVSENVDEVRGNLWNGANRWNGGSASDGWSNTRGVLAHTEKEHLLNRGNSNHEMNFYPEENYMECIKKDVINALHWIFSKKGPQYILNNYNTSKELIIHVLCVFIMIIYNSCVYLTYSTRESIFQFTFYIYVSLFLLYMVYLFFFTKNIFPCLISQVGLLLSVSLIYTKYIFVHGFSDVYFSNLFFLHLFCLVLLSVFHLSNQRFVVKYLCQYFYFVLFLYFLCFFAQNVLSPMQVMNAEYGNFQQMNVYGSFGHINKVRQEIIVRASHPSNASSPSNPRWDNYEFNCKPDNVEKALCSQFRLVYGFLPVLYVDRLDWQFNQLSYSDDETILHTPWFQKFLKKLATNDQHVLSLLYKTPSFVTPSEGKSHSNGGPIHLTVSRDVYRFSPQGEKIAWWEVVSSRVILEQKRHLSLNSAFIRTGAHNRVNRPDEQNKLLHIGGFPVVEHRHRSVSRTSYYIPTDEDTSGKAMLGKMMERNNIRKKKRSFYQQGRMYVEEPVEIEKESLSKKIRKKKKNRYAQKKKKFFRQKKLHELKTEAEEKDSMAEMDPTAEMDPMEEEQMMEGVEKSGREGEEETSPQLEEDMPINTKNFVVGADQDKVIMDDAEKSVDGENLFSAVEKMEAERDRTSKEEAKKRKYRMGVGMREKRSSSMVLPSILSLNGVLPSIMSPRGVLSLDGAIQKEMDEAIQNSYRQYGLLNNFSRKMTKLGFANHDQGRSRYGEIKELLSKRRQEDTHKGT